The segment ACAATCAGCCACAGGCCCTTCACAGACTCTGTCCAGGACAGTACTGACAAGAGTCTACAGAAGATGGAGGAGCGAGGTGCTGGGTCCCAGAAAGGGGGGCTTGGGGAAACCTCAGAGCACTACACCTGAGACTCCCGAGGAGGCAGCTTCCTGGTCTGGAGTCTCCCTGCTGCCACTCAGGACAGGGCAGGCCTGCCGCCGCTGCCATGACCTCAGGGACAGGAGGGGAGTCAACGACGTGACCACCCGGGCCCTGCTGGCAGCTCTGAGTCCTGGGACGGGCTCTGACCTGTCCCCGGAAGCTCAGAGAGCCAGGGGCCACGGGGCTTGCCCTCCGCACCCCAAGAAGGTGTCAGGCAGCCCCACACGGAAGGCCTGCAAGTGGCTCTCTCCCCAGATGCTACCCTCCCTAGTCTAACGTCGGCACAGGAGCCCAGAGGGACCACTTCCCAATCCCAGCCCCTTGGGTtcttcagaaaaaagaatttacgTCAAAAACACAATTTGTTTTCAGGTTGCGAGTAACGGGTCAGCTGAGCATCACACTGGCCTGCCCTGGGCACCAGCGTCTGGCAGACCAGCGCTCGGTGGAAGCCCAGCAGCTCGCAGCCCTGGGCCTACTGTCTGCTGTTGCCGTCCGACAGCTGGCCGGGGGTCCGCACCTCCCCCAGGGAGGTCGTGCCCTCGAAGCGCTGTGAGGCGATGGCTGCCTGGTGGGACATGCTCTTCCGAACAATGTCGCCCTTCCGCCACAACACCACCTCCTGCAGAGTGGGAAgaagtggtgggggtgggaagacGTGAGGCGGCGGGGAGACGCAGTGGGACGGGGAGGGGTTTCCCAGGGGCTCTGACATCTTCCTGGGGATCTCAGGCAAAAACCTCTGCCCATCTCTCAACAAAGACAGCAGATGTCCGTAacccccagccctggggctcCCGGGGATGGCGTGGCTGGGAGGGCAGAGTGGCCACAGGGGCTGGGTGTCCACGGGTCCCTCGTCCTGGCTGCGGGGCTCTGGGTGAACCACCACTTGGCACAGAGACTAACCAGCTGTCTCCCCGGCCCACCTGGACCTGGTCTGGCAGGatgccccacccccgccccggttCACCTGCTGCTTGAAGTAGCGCCGTTCCTCCTCATCGATCAGCACCAGGTTGAGGTAATAGCGCACTGAGAACTTCTTGTTGATGTCCCGCATGGTCGGGGTGAGCTCGTAGCCTGCCAGGAAGAGCCGGATCGGGATGGACTCTCCTGCAAGGACAGGTGAGCATCAGAGCAAGGGGTAGAGCGACCCCCACCAACACTAGGCAGGGAGGCGCCGGGCGTAGCAGGGACCCCAGGCCCAGGCATTCTCGGACGTGGCCTGCTGCCTGCTGCCCACGGACTGGCTGAAACAAAGACATGGCTTGGCCATTCTGTTCTGGCCCTGTCCTGTCTAACGAACGTCCTCTGCACTGAGACCCTACAGAGACAGTGCAGCAGGGAGCGCGGACAGCACAGGAGGAAGAACAAGGCGTCTGCAGACTCATGCAGTGTCTTTGCGTTGGGGTTTGAGAGCCTGTGGTCAGACCCCCAACTATTCAtgtgcccctccctccgcccctccCCAAATGCGCCTCCCCTCTGACGGGCTTGCAGGGCTTGGTGGTCTGCAGAACAGGAGAGCcttgctctggctctggctccccAGAGATGGCCGCTTGACTAAGTCTGGTGCTCCCGTGGCCTTGAACCTTCTCACAGAACTAGGAACTAGGAATCCAGACTACGCTGTAACTGCAAACGCCTTCCTGCTCTGAGCCTCCCCTAGTGCAAGTTAGGGCAGTAACTGCTGGAAGTGCAGAGTGAAGGTAAGTGTGAGGCTTCCCCACCGCATGCTGCCCGTCAGTGGTGCAGGGAGGAGGGCCCCCACCGCCCCCTGCAGGCTGGGAGCCGATGGAAGAGTGGTTGGGCTGGCTCAGCCCTGTCCTGAGGACGCAAGGGTCTGAGAAGCCTAGACACCACTCCCTTCATGGGGACCAGGCAAGATAAACAGAACAAGGCCCTGGGAGCAGCGGGCGCCCCAGATGGAAACACATCCTTCGTCACAGCGGCTGCAGAGCCCAGGAAGACCGTCCATGCCTGCTCCTCCCAGCAACCACCCCCGTCTGTCCTGGAGCCCCCACGGCCGCTGGAGCCCTGGGGGTGCTGGCTGGGTGGCTGCTCTTGGCAAGCAGACTCAGAGAATGAGTCATTTCACCTGAGCTAGAACTAAGGAGAAGTGACTCTTCTGCTGTAAGCTCTCGCCCACTAGCAGCAAAGAAAGGATGTCAgtaagaaaaagtaataaaatgttcAAACTGTGTCTGCTAAACTAGCACTTTTcaaacatgttttgtttttcaagaggCATGACTATTGAGACGCAATCTCCAGTCCTAGCTCAGTCTACAGACAAGTCCAGGTGGGTCCCTCCTGGGAGATGGTGGGTGAGGGCCTCCCCACCTGCTCACTGGGCCCACAGTGCCCGAGGTCAGGGAGGTACGGGCTGGCCCCAGAAGCCCACCTTTCGTGGGGGTGCACCCCCCGAGCCCTACACGTGCCTGAGCCCAGCTCTCCCGGGGGCGCATCCCCCCCCAGCCCAGCTCTCCTGGGGGCTGtcaccacccccagcccagctctccccacccccagcccagctctcCCAGGGGCCGTCACCCCCCTCCAGCCCACCTCGCACGGGGGCGCCGTCCATGATCTCGTACTTGGCGATGGTGTCGTTCTCGTGGTACACGTTGGGGCCCGTGCCGGTCGTCTCCCGCTTGATGATGTCGATCTCCATGTGCTTGATCTTGATCCTCACCAGCAGGAAGTAGATCTTCCCCACGATGACGTCTTTCAGGTGGTATCTGCCAGGAGGAAGCACAGACGCAACGTATGGCCAGCGGCCGACCCCACACGTTACAGGCGCCTCTTTTTCTTCCCATGCAGCGTGGAGATAATAGCAGACTAAACAGAGCTCAACGTGAAAAGCATCCTGGTTCCCGCACGGCGGGTGAGACGGAGGCACAGCACACACCCAGACCCCTGCCAGCCGTGCTGCAGGACCACCCGGCCTGTTCCAGACCCCTCACAGCGCCACCTGCAACTCCGAGGGCATTCACCCTGCGTGCTTTCGCTTCCTTTATCCCTCTGGCACTAGCGTGTGTGTTTTTCAGATACCCAAACATGTGAgaggcctggcccagcccacaGGAACCAGGCCCGCTCTTCCTCCCTGAGCCCCACAGCACATCTTTGTGGCCCATGGTGAACTGCGGCAGGCTGCCTCCCGACTCCCCGGCTTCTGCCTGGGCCCATCAGCAGTACGGCTGCTCTGCACCAGGCATGGCCGGCGGCTCAGGACCAGGGTACAGGGTACAGGGTGCTGGCGGGGCTTCAGGGTTCAGCCTCCTGCATTACAGGTGCGGAAAGGGAGTGCAGAGGAGACAGGTAATCTACCAGGATCTGAGAAGGGGTGGACACAGGGTGTGAACCAGGTTCCCGACTCCCAGGCCTGCGTCTCCCAGCTGTTAAGTGCCACCTTTCTGCTTCTGACCTCACTGGGGAGACCGCAGACTCCCAAGGGCACTGAGAGAAGCAGCCACTCACAGCATTTCAGAAGGAAAGCTTACTGAGCACAGACTCTTGGGGTTTTCAGATGTTTATGAACTGGACGCTCCTTTACTCCGGATGAAATCTTACGCATAAGAAACACAAAGGAGCCGCTCTGGGGGGCCCCAACCCCCGTCACTGCACCCTTCTACGGACCTGATCCAAacccctcatttttcagatgagaaacccAAGGTACAGAGGTTTCAGGCCCTGCTAACCCGAGCCCAGGTCCCCAGTGGCAGAACAGGACGCTGTCCTAAGCTCCAGCCTGAGCACCCGCGATGCGGCCTGACCTGCAAGGGCAGGGCCAAGTCCGGCCCATCCGATCTCTGCGTCTCAGGCTCCACTTGGTCTCAAGCACACTGCAGGCTGGCGGCTACAGAGCTCCTACAAGGTGGCACTGCCTGCGGGTGCCCTTCACCAGGCGTGGGGGTGCTGGCAGGCAGGCACTTTGGGGGCTTTGCCCTAGGAAGGCCTGCCAGGCCCCGAGACTGAGAAACGGGAAGGAGCCTGTTCCCAACTTGTCCCGCCTGTTCCATACGTtgccctgggctccaggctgagGGCAGGGGAAAACGCAGTTCCCCCTTCACAGGAGAGCTGCCTGGCTCAGCCTGCTGCCCTGAGCCTCTGGATGACAGCAGGTCTGAGGTGAGGGGCTCCCCCAGGGAGAGTCCTCATTAGAGACTCATTTTTTTAGCTCTCTGTGAATAGACTTTCACGCCTACACATTGGATTCTCAGGCATTTTCAGGCATGTATTATACTGGAAAGATGCTCGTGGCACATTTATGAACTGTTGGTAAGTTTCGTGATGGACAAGCACGTAAGCGTTTTGATGTTCTGACAGGAAGCATGGTTTCAAACATACATGAccagttaaaataatttaaaggccTTTATCAAAAAAGCACCAGGTACTCTGTGCTGTGATTCATTCTGGCTCAAGGTGGAGGCAGTAAACGGTGTTTGTTTCCCGCTTTTATttctaagcacacactgtacACGGGCTACAAATGGCAGTGGGGTGGTGTTCTGAGATTATTCTCATCAGTGGGAGGAGACAGCTGTGCCTAGAATCCAGAACAGATACCTTAAAGTCAGCTGTGCTGGACCCGGGAGGACATCATAGACGTCTGACGTAAGCTTGCCGTCTTAATGTAACGCCGTGTAGTTTAAGCAGAACGACGTTGTTTCCTGCTCAGCCTACTTGAGCAGCCTGGTGCACACAGTCACCGGGCCACTTCTGCGGTGTCCCTGCCGCCGGTCCCCACGAGCCCCCACGCAGCCGGGCCCCTGGCACTCACTTGGACTTATTGTACTCGAACTCGATGTGCAGACAGTCCTCGATCCCCACCTCCATCTTGATGGAGGAGTTCAGCTCCGGGTACGTGCTCAGGGTGTGAACCACGATGTCTGTCTCCTTGACCACATCGTTGAGGCGCCGGCTGATGGTGGCTCGGAGGAAATACCTGGAGGAGAGGGGCGTGCGGTGAAGGGCCGCTCCCCGTCCCTCGCCCAGCCGGCCGCAGGAGTGCCCTGGACAGTGGGCAACTGGGGGCTTTGAATTTCTTTGAGAACTCACCTCTGGGGACCCTCCTCCCAGGAAAAGGGCACTTATACACAAAATTCTGCAGTTACAATTCCAGGGAGATCAGAGTGCCTCCCCCAAGCCGTCTCCGAGCCCAGGATGCTGCCCGAGTAAAGGTGACTTCTCTGCCTGCACCTGACGGCGGGCTGCACCTGGTCGTGGCCCCGCCCGCCACCTGCGTGCACCAAGTACAGGCTCTATTTCCACGACTGACTCCTGGCTCTTTGGCACAGAGATCTCATCCTCTAATGTTTGCATACCATTAATCTAACAATATTCGATTGATAAGTAGTTTTCAACCAGCCGTCCCAGTTAAAAGAGAGGACTAAGTAAGGGAGAAATTAAGTCAGCAATTCAGCCAGGCataggacagacagacagacagagcatCCCGGGATgctcacagtgcctggcagagatGGGAAAGCAACAGAAAAACTGGAAcacagggcaagtgctcactCCAATGCAGGATCAAGCGCTGCGGGGCGCCGGTTTGTTCAGGAGGAGCGAGCCTTAGAAGGAGAGCCGTGGAGGGTGGGCCGTGGTCTGAACAGGGATGGTCTTGGGCTGGGGTCCTGGGGACACGTTAGAAAGCAGTGGCCCTGTGGGTGGTGGGCCAAGCCTGACTGCTGGCCAGGGCTTCTGCATGGCCTCCCCAGCACCCTGTCCTCATGACTTAACTCTGCGCCAACCCTCAACCGGGGAAGAAACGGCCCTTTACTAAAGCCGGCTAACCCTGCCTGGTCAAGCAGTCAGGTGTTGATGGAGACAGCTGAGCTGCCCTCCCTCACCGCCCCCAGGACCGCTCCAGCCCCTCTGACTGCTCAGGCTCTCAGGTCCCTGCCCTGTGGACACGTTGCTTCCACGTCGAGACAcggctccctctcttctctgccccATGCTGCTCAAGTAGGGAAAGGACACATGTCCCTCCCCCCAGCCGCGACGCTCACTGGAACCGCCCAGGGCACATCCAACAGGAAACTGCCCCTGGAGAGGGACACAGGGTCGACATTTTCAAAGGCCCCCAACTGGCTCTAACATGGGACCCTTGGTAGAGAACTACTGGCATCTTGACCCTTCAACTTTTCCAAAATTTTCAACACATCCAACCTCTCTCCCACTAAAGCATTTTTCCTTGGAGTTTATAAAAACCCAtcaccatcattcaaaagttcacaaacgatAAACAccggagagagtgtggagaagagggaaccctcctacgttgctgatgggaatgtagttcggtgcagccattatggaaaacagtatggagatgcctcaaaagactgaaagtagacttaccatatgatccagcaatcccactcctgggcatgaaTCTGGAccgaactctaatttgaaaagccgcatgcgccccaatgttcacagcagcactatatacaatagccaagacatggaagcaacctaatgtccatcaacagatgactggataaagaagatgtggtgtatttatacaacggaatactattcagccataaaaaagaaaataatgccagtgcagcaacatggatgggcctggagatcgtcatattaagtgaaataagccagaaagagaaagaaaattaccatatgatgtcacCCATATGTGAGCTCTAAAAAAATGCCAcaggtgaacttatttacaaaacagaaacagactgcttGGGGAACTTTCACgttctccctctgcctgtgtaATGGCAACAAGCTCTCAATCTGGAGCGCTGGCTAACGTTCCCATTTTAACCTGCTCTCTCAGCACGAAGCCAGAAGTCCTCCTCTAATTGGACACTAACATGTTTCTTTTTCACCGtggtaaaatacaaaatacaggtGCAGAGCACGCACCCCGAACAGGCCCTCCTGCAAGAGAACTCTACTGAGCTGAGGGCACCGGGCAGCAGCAGACACAAGACAGACCCCGCAGGCCCCAGAGGTGACCAGTGTCTGCAGAGCACACCTTGCTGCACCCCCCTGCCTGTGCCTCCTGCAACTTGCCTCCCGAGAAACGTGGGTTGTCTGGCTACTTCTCTGCACAACTGCTCCTCCTCTGGCAGGATGCCGCGAGCCCAGGTTCTCACCACCCAAGTGCTGGGCCGGGTGCTGCTGGACGTGCGGCACCCGTGGGGAGAAGCCTGTCGTGCGCCTCGCGCTCACCTGTCCTCCGCCACTCTGATCTGCAGGGCCCAGCAGACGAACTGAAGAAGAGTGAAGGAAGTCTCTTCCTCTCCAACAAcagaggtaaggaaactgagcACCTGAGCCATTTTCAggtgcacagttcagtggcatgaAGTACGTTCGTGCTGTTGGACCTGGAGCCAggtccacctccacctccagctgTCCTTCGACTTCCCCAGGTGACACTCTGCCCCGCTAAACACTGGCTCCCCCAGCgccaccctcagcccctggcagccaccacctGCTCTGTCTCCGTGATTTTGACCAAGTGCCTAAAGTAAGTGGACAGACTGTGTTTGTCTCTGTGTTGGGGTGACATTCTCAAGGCCCGTCCGTGCTGCCACGGCATCAGGACCCCCGTCTCCGATGCTGTTGGCTGTGTGTCTGTCTGGTCCATTCACTCGTCTATGCACAGGCGGTGCCCACCTTCTGGGTCCTGTGGACAGTGCTGCTACGGGCGTGAGTGCACGTAAATCTGTTTAAGTCCTTGCTTTCCCTTCTGGACTTACACAAGCGGCACTGATGAATCAGATGGCAAttctactttaaatatttcaagaaatcgccatactgttttcaatgCCTCTCTTTCTGACATAAAACATTTCTGAGAAATCtactgcaaaaaataaaattaagcaacAGTACACCCCAGTGCTGAGCTTAGGTGATGACTAGCTCGCCCTCACTGCAGCTTCTTCTGAGCGCGATCAGGCGACGCTGTCTGAGTACGGCAACCTCAGTGTGGCAACCTCAGTGTTTAGACCTCTCTGCAAAGACCAAAAAAGAAGAGGCTGCAGTTCCTCTCCTGCT is part of the Vicugna pacos chromosome 33, VicPac4, whole genome shotgun sequence genome and harbors:
- the VPS26B gene encoding vacuolar protein sorting-associated protein 26B gives rise to the protein MSFFGFGQSVEVDILLNDADSRKRAEHKTEDGKKDKYFLFYDGETVSGKVSLALKNPNKRLEHQGIKVEFIGQIELYYDRGNHHEFVSLVKDLARPGEITQSQAFDFEFTHVEKPYESYTGQNVKLRYFLRATISRRLNDVVKETDIVVHTLSTYPELNSSIKMEVGIEDCLHIEFEYNKSKYHLKDVIVGKIYFLLVRIKIKHMEIDIIKRETTGTGPNVYHENDTIAKYEIMDGAPVRGESIPIRLFLAGYELTPTMRDINKKFSVRYYLNLVLIDEEERRYFKQQEVVLWRKGDIVRKSMSHQAAIASQRFEGTTSLGEVRTPGQLSDGNSRQ